A window from Solanum stenotomum isolate F172 chromosome 7, ASM1918654v1, whole genome shotgun sequence encodes these proteins:
- the LOC125870748 gene encoding probable serine/threonine-protein kinase PBL11 — protein sequence MGCFTVLKSKKKKSEQSIHIKRVNPQEHSPTALPEPQVQTRSLQSAPPSFRTRVKPVQSSNRVTSNRARALSAPSSLDAAEQDALASNECEEHDEFKSRIGSIKEYQSPSPQPLPLPSPQSAAATLKTMGSFKVGNASSPLNASGPLPLPPTLPSTLPSTGALRNFSFEELAAACHRFSPERCMSEGLSSVIYRASFGDDATGTKKLEATVTRLHPSSQGLKEFVTEVNTLASLQHPSLCKLIGFHAREGSEHRMLVYERLFHGSLDRLLFGRSDGPPIDWNARTKIALCAAQGLTFLHEEGPFQAMFHEFSTANIQIDKDCSAKLSGYGCITHIQETDISCSSAALANLSEETLERGLVTPKSNVWSFGIVLLELLTGRKNFDSRHPKEERNLVKWSRPFLADDGRLSLIMDPQLKGRFPAKAARTVADIAQRCLQKDPSERPTMRTVVEQLKVVQVMKYPSRFPLQEPRAVGVKHMSKSPSLNGIITPTSRLSFSPSPPTHPLSISPTRTAAPLLSLPSCSSILSMEDFDRLENRRPSSSSVRRSSVEGF from the exons ATGGGTTGTTTCACAGTTTTAAAaagtaagaagaagaagtctgAACAGAGTATTCACATCAAACGTGTGAATCCTCAGGAACATTCTCCTACTGCATTGCCCGAGCCTCAAGTGCAGACACGGTCGTTGCAGTCGGCACCTCCAAGTTTTAGAACTAGAGTAAAACCTGTACAGTCGAGTAATAGAGTTACAAGCAATAGGGCGCGGGCACTTTCTGCCCCATCTAGCCTGGACGCAGCAGAACAAGATGCGCTAGCATCAAATGAATGTGAGGAACATGATGAGTTCAAGAGTCGTATTGGTTCAATCAAGGAGTACCAATCACCAAGTCCTCAGCCTCTTCCTCTTCCATCTCCACAGAGTGCCGCTGCCACTCTCAAGACTATGGGAAGCTTTAAAGTTGGCAATGCCAGCAGTCCTTTAAATGCCTCTGGACCCCTGCCACTGCCTCCTACACTGCCTTCAACATTGCCTTCTACTGGAGCACTCAGGAACTTCTCATTTGAAGAACTTGCTGCTGCCTGCCACCGCTTCTCTCCTGAACGGTGTATGTCAGAAGGTCTCTCTTCTGTTATTTACAGAGCTTCTTTTGGAGATGATGCAACTGGTACAAAGAAGCTTGAAGCCACTGTAACCCGGCTTCATCCTTCTTCGCAG GGGTTGAAGGAATTTGTGACTGAGGTGAACACACTAGCTTCTTTGCAACATCCATCACTTTGTAAACTGATTGGTTTCCATGCACGGGAAGGTTCCGAGCACAGAATGTTGGTTTATGAAAGGCTTTTTCATGGAAGCTTAGACCGGCTTTTGTTTGGGAGGTCAGATGGTCCCCCGATAGACTGGAATGCTCGAACGAAAATTGCTTTATGTGCTGCTCAAGGTCTCACATTCCTGCATGAGGAAGGACCTTTTCAG GCAATGTTCCATGAATTTTCCACTGCAAATATACAAATTGATAAGGATTGCAGTGCAAAGCTCTCGGGTTATGGATGCATTACTCATATACAAGAGACAGACATATCATGCAGTTCAGCT GCCCTGGCAAATCTCTCTGAGGAGACTCTGGAGCGAGGATTGGTAACTCCGAAGAGCAATGTTTGGAGTTTTGGGATTGTTCTTCTTGAGCTGCTGACTGGCCGGAAGAATTTTGACAGTCGGCATCCAAAGGAAGAGAGGAATTTAGTGAAGTGGAGCAGGCCTTTCCTAGCTGATGACGGTAGATTATCGCTAATCATGGACCCTCAGTTAAAAGGTCGGTTCCCTGCCAAAGCAGCAAGAACAGTGGCTGATATTGCTCAAAGATGTCTGCAAAAGGATCCATCTGAAAGGCCCACCATGAGAACTGTAGTGGAGCAACTCAAGGTTGTACAAGTGATGAAGTACCCTTCTAGGTTTCCTCTTCAAGAGCCAAGGGCAGTTGGTGTAAAACACATGTCAAAGTCTCCGAGCCTAAATGGAATCATTACCCCAACATCAAGATTGAGCTTCTCCCCTTCACCACCAACCCACCCTTTATCTATTTCTCCGACAAGGACAGCTGCTCCACTGCTTTCTCTACCTTCATGTTCCTCCATCCTCTCTATGGAGGACTTTGATCGATTGGAAAACCGAAGGCCATCATCTTCATCTGTTCGGAGGTCTAGTGTCGAAGGATTTTGA
- the LOC125869710 gene encoding pentatricopeptide repeat-containing protein At5g65560-like yields the protein MPCSALSPSQALSPSQQHLVFSVTPLLSILNKNGTQIHFAHKQTCTPLFLDTINPDVVQASKNGGFQTISDFNHQLTSLVLEDEFELALKLTSSSSFYALTPNEYTYSIWVNLYCKKDDPETAKSILGHMLEHGFQPKVETFTTLINSFCKAGKLQHAHQVFDVMGQIGCEPTIHTYNCLLKGLCFLGRVEEAYDLLMNIKKSKIKPDLYTYTAVMDGFCKVGRSNEALELLEEAMEMGLTPNVVTYNTLFNGYFKEGRPLYGIGLLRKMKEEKCMPDHITYSTLLHGLLKWGKIEAALSIYKEMLKLEFGVDERMMNTLLRGLCRLSRKQKELLQGAYQVFVKLRSRKLVVDPVGYELVIEAFCSGNKLDKALENLYEIVRIGFSPKAFTFSNLIRVLCLEGEVEKALLVFVLMMKDGKSPSKVPFNLLINELNQKGMILNACYLYGLALKCGVATRNKPRYIRLGMRFRIEDSYNQLELV from the coding sequence ATGCCTTGTTCAGCTCTCTCCCCTAGCCAAGCTCTCTCCCCTAGCCAGCAACACCTGGTTTTCTCTGTTACGCCTCTACTATCCATTCTAAACAAAAATGGAACCCAGATTCACTTTGCTCACAAACAAacttgcactcctctatttctTGATACTATTAATCCAGATGTTGTTCAAGCATCAAAAAATGGTGGGTTTCAAACCATATCTGATTTCAATCATCAACTTACATCTTTAGTTTTAGAAGATGAGTTTGAGCTAGCTTTGAAACTGACCTCATCTTCATCATTTTATGCATTGACACCCAATGAATACACATACTCAATTTGGGTCAATTTGTACTGCAAAAAAGATGACCCTGAAACAGCCAAATCCATTTTAGGTCACATGTTGGAACATGGGTTTCAACCAAAAGTTGAAACTTTTACAACTCTCATCAATTCATTCTGCAAAGCTGGAAAATTACAACATGCCCATCAGGTTTTTGATGTTATGGGTCAAATTGGATGTGAACCCACAATTCATACTTACAATTGCTTGCTTAAAGGTCTTTGTTTTCTTGGTAGAGTAGAGGAAGCCTATGACTTGCTTATGAATATCAAGAAATCTAAGATAAAACCTGATCTGTATACTTATACTGCTGTCATGGATGGTTTCTGTAAGGTGGGTAGGTCCAATGAGGCATTGGAATTGCTTGAAGAAGCTATGGAAATGGGGTTGACCCCTAATGTAGTTACTTACAATACTCTGTTTAATGGGTATTTTAAAGAAGGCAGACCTTTATATGGGATTGGTTTGTTGAGGAAAATGAAAGAGGAAAAATGTATGCCTGATCATATCACTTACAGCACATTGTTACATGGGTTGTTGAAATGGGGGAAAATTGAAGCTGCTTTATCGATTTACAAGGAGATGTTGAAACTTGAATTTGGGGTTGATGAGAGGATGATGAATACCTTGTTGAGAGGGTTATGCAGGCTATCTAGGAAACAGAAAGAACTCTTACAAGGTGCATATCAAGTGTTTGTAAAACTGCGGAGCCGAAAACTGGTTGTAGACCCTGTTGGTTATGAGCTGGTTATTGAAGCTTTTTGTAGTGGTAACAAGCTGGATAAAGCACTGGAGAATTTGTATGAGATTGTTAGAATTGGGTTTTCTCCCAAGGCATTCACCTTCTCTAATCTCATTCGTGTACTTTGTTTGGAGGGAGAAGTTGAGAAGGCGTTGTTAGTTTTTGTTCTTATGATGAAAGATGGAAAGTCTCCTAGTAAAGTTCCATTTAACTTGTTGATCAATGAGCTGAATCAAAAAGGAATGATATTGAATGCTTGTTACTTGTATGGTTTAGCACTGAAATGTGGGGTGGCGACAAGAAATAAACCGAGGTATATTCGCCTGGGGATGAGATTTCgaattgaggattcatataatCAACTCGAACTTGTTTGA